The following are encoded together in the Glycine soja cultivar W05 chromosome 5, ASM419377v2, whole genome shotgun sequence genome:
- the LOC114413594 gene encoding serine incorporator 3-like isoform X2, whose protein sequence is MEVGESNSGNERRIISKDSSWCSQFRNASNPWMARYAYALIFLVANLLAWAARDYGRGALTEMKRLKGCNGGKDCLDAEGVLRVNLGCFIFYIIMFLSTARTSKLNNVRDTWHSGWWSVKIALWVVTTVIPFLLPSEFIQIYGEVAHFGAGVFLLIQLISIISFITWLNECCESEKFAARCRIHVMFFATTAYVVCLMGIILMYIWYAPKPSCLLNIFFITWTLVLLQLMTSVSLHPKVDAGILTPGLMGLYVVFLCWCAIRSEPAGGNCIRKSDSATKTDWLSIISFVVAILAIVIATFSTGIDSKCFQEG, encoded by the exons ATGGAAGTTGGGGAAAGCAACAGTGGTAACGAGAGGCGTATCATATCTAAGGATTCTTCATGGTGCAGTCAATTCCGAAATGCATCTAATCCTTGGATGGCAAGATATGCCTATGCCTTGATTTTTCTTGTGGCAAATCTTTTAGCATGGGCTGCACGGGATTATGGTCGTGGTGCTTTAACAGAAATGAAGA GATTAAAAGGATGCAATGGTGGAAAAGACTGTTTGGATGCTGAAGGTGTTTTGCGTGTGAACCTGGGTTGCTTT atattttatatcataatgTTTTTGTCTACTGCTCGCACTTCTAAACTGAACAATGTGAGAGATACATGGCACTCTGGATGGTGGTCAGTCAAGATTGCTCTCTGGGTGGTCACGACTGTCATTCCATTTCTACTCCCTTCTGAATTTATTCAGATTTACG GGGAGGTGGCTCATTTTGGTGCAGG GGTTTTCCTCCTTATTCAATTGATAAGCATAATCAGCTTCATTACATGGCTGAATGAATGTTGTGAGTCAGAAAAATTTGCAGCAAGATG CCGAATCCATGTGATGTTTTTTGCAACGACTGCATATGTTGTCTGTCTGATGGGGATCATTTTGATGTACATTTGGTATGCACCAAAGCCATCTTGTCTCCTCAACATTTTCTTCATTACTTGGACGCTAGTACTTCTCCAACTTATGACAAGTGTGTCTCTGCATCCAAAA GTTGATGCTGGCATTCTAACTCCAGGGCTGATGGGGCTTTATGTTGTCTTCCTTTGTTGGTGCGCTATTAGAAG TGAACCTGCTGGAGGAAACTGCATCAGGAAGTCAGACTCTGCAACCAAAACAGACTGGCTAAGCATCATT AGCTTTGTTGTTGCAATACTAGCAATTGTTATTGCGACATTTTCAACAGGCATAGACTCCAAATGCTTTCAG GAAGGATGA
- the LOC114413594 gene encoding probable serine incorporator isoform X3, with product MFLSTARTSKLNNVRDTWHSGWWSVKIALWVVTTVIPFLLPSEFIQIYGEVAHFGAGVFLLIQLISIISFITWLNECCESEKFAARCRIHVMFFATTAYVVCLMGIILMYIWYAPKPSCLLNIFFITWTLVLLQLMTSVSLHPKVDAGILTPGLMGLYVVFLCWCAIRSEPAGGNCIRKSDSATKTDWLSIISFVVAILAIVIATFSTGIDSKCFQFRKDDTPPAQDDVPYGYGFFHFVFATGAMYFAMLLIGWNSHHSMRKWTIDVGWTSTWVRIVNEWLAVCVYLWMLIAPIIWKSRHTGST from the exons atgTTTTTGTCTACTGCTCGCACTTCTAAACTGAACAATGTGAGAGATACATGGCACTCTGGATGGTGGTCAGTCAAGATTGCTCTCTGGGTGGTCACGACTGTCATTCCATTTCTACTCCCTTCTGAATTTATTCAGATTTACG GGGAGGTGGCTCATTTTGGTGCAGG GGTTTTCCTCCTTATTCAATTGATAAGCATAATCAGCTTCATTACATGGCTGAATGAATGTTGTGAGTCAGAAAAATTTGCAGCAAGATG CCGAATCCATGTGATGTTTTTTGCAACGACTGCATATGTTGTCTGTCTGATGGGGATCATTTTGATGTACATTTGGTATGCACCAAAGCCATCTTGTCTCCTCAACATTTTCTTCATTACTTGGACGCTAGTACTTCTCCAACTTATGACAAGTGTGTCTCTGCATCCAAAA GTTGATGCTGGCATTCTAACTCCAGGGCTGATGGGGCTTTATGTTGTCTTCCTTTGTTGGTGCGCTATTAGAAG TGAACCTGCTGGAGGAAACTGCATCAGGAAGTCAGACTCTGCAACCAAAACAGACTGGCTAAGCATCATT AGCTTTGTTGTTGCAATACTAGCAATTGTTATTGCGACATTTTCAACAGGCATAGACTCCAAATGCTTTCAG TTCAGGAAGGATGATACTCCACCAGCACAGGATGATGTACCTTATGGTTATGGCTTCTTCCATTTTGTTTTTGCCACAGGAGCAATGTACTTTGCTATGCTATTGATTGGATGGAATAGTCATCATTCTATGAGAAA ATGGACGATTGATGTGGGCTGGACCAGCACCTGGGTCAGAATAGTAAATGAATGGTTGGCAGTTTGTGTATATT TGTGGATGCTGATAGCCCCAATCATATGGAAAAGCAGACATACTGGTTCTACTTAA
- the LOC114413594 gene encoding probable serine incorporator isoform X1, producing MEVGESNSGNERRIISKDSSWCSQFRNASNPWMARYAYALIFLVANLLAWAARDYGRGALTEMKRLKGCNGGKDCLDAEGVLRVNLGCFIFYIIMFLSTARTSKLNNVRDTWHSGWWSVKIALWVVTTVIPFLLPSEFIQIYGEVAHFGAGVFLLIQLISIISFITWLNECCESEKFAARCRIHVMFFATTAYVVCLMGIILMYIWYAPKPSCLLNIFFITWTLVLLQLMTSVSLHPKVDAGILTPGLMGLYVVFLCWCAIRSEPAGGNCIRKSDSATKTDWLSIISFVVAILAIVIATFSTGIDSKCFQFRKDDTPPAQDDVPYGYGFFHFVFATGAMYFAMLLIGWNSHHSMRKWTIDVGWTSTWVRIVNEWLAVCVYLWMLIAPIIWKSRHTGST from the exons ATGGAAGTTGGGGAAAGCAACAGTGGTAACGAGAGGCGTATCATATCTAAGGATTCTTCATGGTGCAGTCAATTCCGAAATGCATCTAATCCTTGGATGGCAAGATATGCCTATGCCTTGATTTTTCTTGTGGCAAATCTTTTAGCATGGGCTGCACGGGATTATGGTCGTGGTGCTTTAACAGAAATGAAGA GATTAAAAGGATGCAATGGTGGAAAAGACTGTTTGGATGCTGAAGGTGTTTTGCGTGTGAACCTGGGTTGCTTT atattttatatcataatgTTTTTGTCTACTGCTCGCACTTCTAAACTGAACAATGTGAGAGATACATGGCACTCTGGATGGTGGTCAGTCAAGATTGCTCTCTGGGTGGTCACGACTGTCATTCCATTTCTACTCCCTTCTGAATTTATTCAGATTTACG GGGAGGTGGCTCATTTTGGTGCAGG GGTTTTCCTCCTTATTCAATTGATAAGCATAATCAGCTTCATTACATGGCTGAATGAATGTTGTGAGTCAGAAAAATTTGCAGCAAGATG CCGAATCCATGTGATGTTTTTTGCAACGACTGCATATGTTGTCTGTCTGATGGGGATCATTTTGATGTACATTTGGTATGCACCAAAGCCATCTTGTCTCCTCAACATTTTCTTCATTACTTGGACGCTAGTACTTCTCCAACTTATGACAAGTGTGTCTCTGCATCCAAAA GTTGATGCTGGCATTCTAACTCCAGGGCTGATGGGGCTTTATGTTGTCTTCCTTTGTTGGTGCGCTATTAGAAG TGAACCTGCTGGAGGAAACTGCATCAGGAAGTCAGACTCTGCAACCAAAACAGACTGGCTAAGCATCATT AGCTTTGTTGTTGCAATACTAGCAATTGTTATTGCGACATTTTCAACAGGCATAGACTCCAAATGCTTTCAG TTCAGGAAGGATGATACTCCACCAGCACAGGATGATGTACCTTATGGTTATGGCTTCTTCCATTTTGTTTTTGCCACAGGAGCAATGTACTTTGCTATGCTATTGATTGGATGGAATAGTCATCATTCTATGAGAAA ATGGACGATTGATGTGGGCTGGACCAGCACCTGGGTCAGAATAGTAAATGAATGGTTGGCAGTTTGTGTATATT TGTGGATGCTGATAGCCCCAATCATATGGAAAAGCAGACATACTGGTTCTACTTAA